CACCGCtggcacacacaccagagcgCGTCTGCGtttctacaccccccccccccgcccccacacagTCGGGTCAGGGGGGAGGGTGAAGAAGAGGGTGACGGCTAGTGAACCGCGGAGGGAGGATAGTCGTATCATTCAACAAGCAGTGTGCGCAAGCCTTGATAACGGATTCCCGGTGGGTACAAAACCGGCTATCATAAACAGTAACTCCCGGTGAGTCGTCAAAGAAGTTTACGAGTAGAGAGCAGGGAATTCTGTAGAAGTTCAAATTCATGATAGGAGTTTGTGGACCAACCGACGACCGTTGCGCGTATAAACCGAAGACAGGACACTCAACATTCCGCTGTCAGCATGGAGCATTTGTTCACGTCCCCACTTGTGTTTGTCATTCTTTTACAGAGTAAGTAGTTTACACCTTAGTTTTCTTACTGTCAGTTTTCTTAGAGGTTGTTGTAGCCTAGTGTGCGTGTCCGATGTCATCAGGGCACGTTCAGTGAGCAGGAAAAAGTGCATTTTTTGTTGGTTGTTTATATGCTACCGTGTTGACATTTAGAATGTTGCGTGGCTGTTGAATAAATTAGATTAAGTCTGACTAAagtcatgcataattaaactaTTGTTCAAAGCATTTCCCAGTCTACAATGTTTGATTAAACGAGACCGTCGAATTAGTGTGAATGTGGGTAGGCTATTTAGTGAGCTATGTTGTAAGGTTAATTACTGATAACTATACTATTGAgaataaaatgtgtttttgtttcgaGATGGGAAGACAATAGCCTACAGCCTGCTTTTCAGTCATGTGCGCGTCTGCTTTTAAAAAACAGCACACGCGCCCTCTTGATTCGGCTGTGCGGTCATGACGGAGTGGTCTAATGCTAGAAATAGAGAGGATTACCTACTCATTGAAATGGGCGTTCAGTGACTGGATCCTTGATCTAACTTTGGGTCAGCTTAGCGTTAGCAGTGAGCACTGGTTAAGGGTGACACCTGTGGGGCTGGGGCAGGTATAGGCTACTTGCCAGTGGTCAAAGGTGCAGGTGAAAGCAGGCTATTTGTAGTGGGCTCTTTGTGCTCTAGGTCATTCAAACTCTCACTCATCCTGTGTTGGATCAGCTGTTCCCACCTGTTGTTTTCAAATTGACTGGAAGATACCCATCACAAGAGGATAAAACAGTGATGGAGGCTAGCTCACATAGGCATCCCAATACAAGAATATAACTAAAGAATATTCCTTATATTACTTATTTGACTCAAGgtcacatctttctctctctctttctctctctctctctctctctctccctctccctcttacacccacacacacatgcacacacgcgcacacacacacacacacacacacacacacacacacacacacacacacacactgttgctcagtGGGGTTTGCAATTCTGCAAAAATGTCATTCATGTGTCCTTTTTCATTGATTGTTCTATGTGCCTTGACAGTAGTGTGTGGTGACAGGTTTGAAAATACACATGTCATTGCTGATGGTGTAaccaaattgtgtgtgtgtgtgtgtgtgagagagagagagagatagagagagagagagagaaacagagagggaggggatgaGTTGGTCTAAGGGCAAGGGTGGttgttttgcttgttttcatttgtttggtGTTTTTGGGACCCCCTCGAAAACGAGATGTCTCATCTCAAGGGGTTATCCCTTAATAAAGAAATTGAAAATTCATGGGGATTGAGCAGCTTCTGATACTCAGACCAACTTGTTGGGTCCAATCAGAATGTTTCAAGAGTTTTTATTATCTGTGCAATATCGGtgatttgctctctctctctctctctctgtgtgtgtgtgtgcgtgcatgcgtgtgtgtgtgtgtgtgtgtgagtgtgatgacTTTGTAGGGCTCTGCGGGGGGAAGGTGGGGCTCTATGGCCCTGGTCAGACACTCGGCAGAGAGAGCCAGCTGTTGCCCCAGAGCAGGGCAGGGTTACGCTTATACAGAGAGCCtttgttctcacacacacacacacacacacaccctcggaTATATTCGCACTCTTACATATGTCCACATTCAACCATCAACACCctcgtgtacacacacagactgagcgATCCCCGTGTTACGGTCGTAAAGCACCATAAACTCCATGCTCTAAGGACACTTGTAGAACCAGGCTCAATTCATTTCAATTTGACGCTGCCAAAGGAGGTTACAGCTGAACTCCTCTTCATCCACAGCCTTTGAAATGTGCCAGCTTCTTTATTGTTTGTGCTTCCCCCCTTCATAGAAAGGATATTCTGATTTGACATCagtgcccttgtgtgtgtgtgtgtgtgtgtgtgtctgagtcagGGTGCTAGTTTGGGTTGATGATGCTGATGGTATGTGAGGGGGAGTGAGGAGTGAGTTTAAACACGGCACGTTGTGCGCACGTTGGGGTTGTTGCTTCTTATCGCTTTAACACGGCTCCCATAGCTGCCGTGTGCCAAAGAATACACAGTGTGTCCGTTCAGAGCGTCCCCTCCATCTTCTGCCTGATGCCAGAACActgctctctttcttccttttcttctctccctctctagctctctctctttccctctctctctctctttctccctctttctctctccctctctctctttccctctctctctttccctttctctctttcttttcctctatttctctctttctccctctctttccctctatttctctctctttctccctctctttccctttctctctctctttccctctatttctctctctttctttctccctctctctctttccctttctctctctctccctccctctctctctctctttccctttctctctctctctctctctccctccctctctcttctcccctacTCCCATCCTTAGGCTACCAAGGCCATGGCCCAACACACAGCTGGCTGATAACGCTGTTGAGACTAGCTCAGCAAAACGCAGCCAGAAAAGCTCCGATATCTGTTACAAGGCCACTACATTGTAATAACAGACAAGACAATCAGGACAGTTACCAACACTGTAGATGGAGCCAGGGACTGTACATTTGatccctgcgtgtgtgtgtgtgtgtgtgtgtgtgtgtgtgtgtgtgtgtgtgtgtgtgtgtgtgtttgccagcgCGCCTTTTACAGTGTCATTGTTGTCAGCAGTTGTTACTTGAGATCAAATGCACTATAATGTTGCTATACTAATATAATAGTTATAATATTATATGATATTATAATAGTTATAAAGTAATCTAACAGGCAAGTAATCCTCACTCACGAAAGGGGAAAACGCAGCACGTGTTTTGAGAGCATTTTGTGTTTTCCATGTTCATTACGGTGTTTTGCTTGTGCTGTTGTCATAAAGCACAGCCGTTTGTGCTAGTCGCGGTGTGGGGGACACACTTGCTTGATGCTAGTTGaggctgaaaaaaaaacacttgtttTATTTTGATGGCATACTGTCACCGGATAGATGTGTTTACCAGCTAAGACGATGTTTGATGTTGATTTGTGAGTAGTGAGTCCTAAAGCAGGAAGGTAACCCAAAATCCAAACAAGATAAGATTCACTTCCTCAGGATAAAACATCAGTTTTCCTGGAATTCTGTAATGAGTGCACACAGCAattacacatacacccacacacagaaagagggagggaggaagagagagagagagagagggaaagggaggaagagggagagggagggaggggggtcacatttacatgttgacacacatactgtattttgtaAGTCCACAAGGCAGTCAAATGACTGAAATGCTTTGTGGCCTATGAAGTGTGTTGTAACCTCTTCCCTTCAGAAGATTACTCTACCTCTGGCCCATTAGTgatacagacataaacacatccCTACATGGAGGACTGTTATCAAGGCAACCTGAAACAGGATGGACATCAACAATGGAGCTCGCCTACCAATCAGCATGGGGAAGGGCTGCTCCCATTTCCTGTTCCTGGCAGGAAGTCAGAGTTAAACTTGAGGCACTGGCAAGCGAGCGCAGCCGTCTGTGACTCAAGTTTAATGAGTGATGTCATCTGCAATGGGTCAGCGCCGCACTCAGGAAGCAGGGCCCCGCGGGTCACCTTTGTTGCTATCGGCCAGAGTCGGAGTTCCCCGGCTCCCTCGGCGCACTTCAAAGGATGTCGATAGTGTGATAGATAACCTGTGGCAGATCGAGCATGTTGTCCATAAACTAGTCAGAAGTATTCAGATCTATCAGTCTGTAAGATATTACTGTCCTTTCACAGACGTGGCTTAAACCTATGGGAGGTCAAGCATGTAAGTGTCTTTCATTGAAAACTGGCAAAACTTACATGACTATAAATGCAGATTTACTCCTTCTGAACCATAGTGGGGTTCGATGCAAgagcacatacatacaacatGAAACTCTTTGAGATGTCTGGAAGGCCACAGTTTGTCTGAGCTGGTCATGATAGGTAAATAATAATCctcttcactttttttctctctctcccctcttctctctctctttctctcctagtCGTCCCCTCTGTGCCAGTGTCGGTGTTCACCACTGCACCTATTGTAGAGGTTCGTGAGAACAAAGGTGAGTCCGATAAGTGGCTCTGTATCATCCCTTTTTGTTGGTGTCATTTGTGACGGTCATGTCTGTATGTCCTTCCAGAGAGCTGTTGTTGGTGTCGTATGTGATGGTAatttctgtctctgtccttcCAGAGAGCTGTTGGTGCCGTATTTTACGGTCATGTATGTCTCTGTCCTTCCAGATGCAGAGCTGTCGTGTGAGTTTAAAACGGAGAGAGATGAACACCCTCGGATTGAATGGAAGAAGACCAGAGGAACGCGCTCTTCTTCTCCAGACTTTGTCTACTTTGAGGGAGAGTTCCGAAGTAATTGCCATCTGAAATCATTTCTCCAACcgctgtgtgtggggtggtggtagcgtagtggttaatgAGCTGGGCTAGTATGCAGTAGTCTGAAAAGTTGTAGGTTCAGtacccagcttccaccgttgtgcccttgatcAAGGCACTTAACACCAAGTTGCTTAAGGACAATGAcccttgtaatataactgacatatgtagcctacagtaaaggCCCGTTCACatcaagaacgataacgataacgatagctataaataaatattgttgtCGTTAATAttaatgacgacgttcacacataaactataacgataacgacatgaagaacgatatcgttggggatcactttcagagcgattttcagaacgataaaaagctaatagccaatcagaacccatcgaattttaaccgtcacatttattaacacaaggagagacttatcgttgttcagtgtgaacacttttatcgttatggttatagttatcattattgttcttggtgtgaataggcctttagtcactttggataaaaaacGTCTGataaatgtatatgtgtgtccgtCACTCTCATTCTCCGtgtccctctttctgtctcagaGAGTTTTAAGGGCCGGGCTCACATGGATGGGGCGACAATAAAACTGAAGCGGGTGACTCAGGAGGATGCGGGGGAGTACCGCTGTGAAGTCAGCGCTGCCACAGACACTGTTCAGCTGGGAGAGGCCAACATCACCATTATAGTGTTAGGTACCGTGGAGTGTgctagtgtgagtgtgagtgtgtgtgtgtgtgtttgtatgtgtgagggaACATTGGGGGAATATGATAGCAGATCTGAAATGAATACCTCTCAAATTATCACTTTGTTGcttgctctatctctctgtctctctctcctctctctctctcctctctcgctctcaattcaattcaattttcaattcaaggttgctttattagcatgactgtacagtgttgccaaagcacaagcAAAACAGCATAGCAATTTTTACAGTAACAATTAGAACATCATTgactctcggtctctctctctctctctctcctcgccatggtggttgtggttgtgttggTTGCGGTGGCAGTGCCCCCCCAGACCCCCTCGTGTGAGATCCCAAGCAGGGTGCTGACTGGCGCGGTGGTGGAGATGCACTGCAGGGAACCCCACGGCGTGCCCGCGGCCACCTACACCTGGTACAAAGACAACAAGGCCCTGCGTCCCTCATTCAACGCCACCTACACCATCAACCCCCACACTGGTGTGCTGGTAAGAGAGagtcatacagtatacagtgaacacacacacacacacacacacacacacaaaactctcccactcacaacacatacacaataccaaaaacccaacactacacacaccacccaacacacagctgatagaaccacacacatacactaccatgtctatatcaaacacacacacacacacacacatacattttaatgtttttattagGATATTTTTTGAAGAATTACTGATCCACACAAATGTATGGAAGTATATTACAGGTTTAGACAGGCCTGGTCAAACACAGAATGCTTTGTGCTACCTTTTGCACTAGTGTTTAGGGGTAGACATGGCATCATCTCTAAATGGATACACTACCTAATATTGCAGAAATGGAGCATTGCTTTGCTAGGGTTTTAGCATCTGACTTGCTTTGTCCACATGgtggttgcacacacacacacacacacacacacacacaccctaacacaTAGAGTTGTTTAACTCAAATATGTCCCTGTCCATACCAACTGGTGTATCCTGCTGTTAAACATGTTTGCAGATGTTTACATCTGTCACAAAGGCAGACACTGGGCAGTACCACTGTGAGGCGCGGAATAAGGCAGGACCGCCCAAAAGCTGCGAGGGAGTCCACGTGAAAATAGGTGAGTCAGAGGGAGTGCGTGTGAGAGACAAATTTTTATAGAGattctctttctctgcacaTACCCCACACGTCTCTCTATGTGTGCTTTTGTACCACAGAGAGAGCAGATAGCTGCTTAAGAGCAAGTTTTAaaggcagtctctctctctctgtctctctctctctcgctctctctctcactctctctctcgctctctctctcactctctcttactcactctctctgtctctctttctttgtgtaCATGTACACGTCTCTCTCTATGTATGGTTTTTGTACCACAGAGAGAGCAGATAGCTGCTTAAGAGCAGGTTTTAaaggcagtctctctctctgtctctctctctctcgctctctctctcactctctctctctctctctctctctctcttactcacactctctctctctctctctgtctctctctctttgtgtacaTGTACACGTCTCTCTATGTATGCTTTTGTACCACAGAGAGAGCAGATAACTGCCTTCCAAGAATagtgaagtagcctactcaggaAAAGGAGAAAGTTCACCATGCCGGCAACGGAATAAACATTGTGTTTTTAGTTTACTGGTACAAGACAAAGCTCCATTGTTTTTGGTCCATTGTATTCCAGTGAGCTATATATGACATTAACGAGTCATGGTGGAATTCCCTTTAAAATTGTATATATAGCGAGATGAACCCATGGGAATGACCAGAAAAGAATAACATCAGGAAACAGCTGTACAAGAGAACGCAAACAAATGAATACAAACTGGAACCGTAACAAAATTAGCACGGTCTGCTCTATTCCTGCCTGTATTCCTTACTAACCAttctcaaatctctctctctctcatctttatctctctctcttgtagaTGATCTAAATGTCCCAGCGATCATAGCAGGAGTGGTGGTGGTCTGTCTGGTTATTGCTCTCTGTGTCTTTGGAGCGTGCTATGCTCATAGGCATGGCTTTTTCAGCAGTGAGTATTTGTTTCAATACCTTTCCTCGCACCACATTCGGCACTGCAAAGCAAGTTTATttttatagcacatttcatacgcAGGGGCAATTCAATGTGTTTTACATTAAAAAAGCAAAGaataatataagtataagtatagtatatatactcttttgatcccgtgagggaaatttggtctctgcatttatcccaatccgtgaattagtgaaacacactgcacacagtgaacacacagtgaggtgaagcacacacactaatcctggcgcagtgagctgcctgcaacaactgcggcgctcggggagcagtgaggggttaggtgccttgctcaagggcacttcagccgtgcctactggtcagggtttgaaccggcaaccctccggttacaagtccgaagcgctaaccagtaggccacagctgcccccacaTAGTAATAGTTAAAAGTTAATAGtaatagttaaatagttgaacaaaataataatttaaaaaacataaaagaCACAAAGTAGAACTTCTGGCAACCTTGTGTCGCTCATCTCTTCAGCACTAACAGCAACACAGTTGACACTGATAAAGGATAAGACTcatgagacaagacaagactaGATAAGACTCATGAGACAAGACGAGACTATAGATAAGACTcatgagacaagacaagactaGATAAGACTCACAAGACAAGACGTGACTATAGATAAGACTcatgagacaagacaagactaTACTGTAGATAAGACTcatgagacaagacaagactaGATAAGACTCATGAGACAAGAATAGACTATAGATAAGAATcatgagacaagacaagactaGATAAGACTCATGAGACAAGACCAGACAAGACTATAGATAAGACTCATGAGACAAGACTAGATAAGACTcatgagacaagacaagactaGATAAGACTCGTGTCTTTTGGTGATGCAGTAAGTGATCTGCTGTCAAAgctttattttatattttagtcCAGCCTAAACCCCAGAACTGTTTAGTACAAAGCCCAGGTGCCTCGTGAGAATGTCAGCTCTGCTCATCTATCTCTCACATGTCTTCATATCCACACTGAAGTTGATTTTAAGATTATGTTAGTACTAGTTACTTATATGCATCCAAAACTAGTAAATTGTCAGTGTTTTTTGAACATCAAGGAATTGTTTTTCATGGATcctcttttctttgtttgtatGTACAGGACACAGAGGAAGGTAATTAATGTTGCACCGCCTCCACATATGCCATGACGTGCTCTTTCGTACTAAGCTTTGAAATACtacattttgttgtgtgtgtgtgtgtgtgtctatgtggttTATGGCAGTTAAACTAGATGAGTACACAAACTGTTTGTAGGACTTGGATGATTATCCTGACAAGGATTCCTATGTGCCCATTAACAAATGTCATAATCTGCTGACTTACCATCCTGTCATAGACTCAAATTTAATTTGTTTCTACTCACAGTCAAAATACTAGAGCTGACAGGGCAGCTTATCTGGTTGTCCCTTGTCCCGTTTGGGCTCGTTTGATCCTTGCATGGTGTGCACAGAAACAATTTTTTCAACCCCCCCCCGTCACAACTTCTGACTTTCCCAAACCAACATGGCCCCTTCTTACAGGTCATTCTGGATCACCCAGTGCCAGGGCGCCGCCCACATCAGCAGGCAGAACCTCAACAGAACTGAAGATATGTGAGTCAGAGACAGAGAACACGAGCCCAGTTGCAGCTCAGAACACAAATCCAGCTGCAGCTCTAGGCCTGTTACTGGTGTGATGGTGCAAGGACACTGAGCAGACATCAGCAGGGAACTGTTTGCTGCTTGCTTCAGTCTCGGGTTGAAGCACGAGGTGGATTCCACTGTGCTGTGCTCATATGCCCAAAATGGCTTTGAGTTGTCCTGTGCAGTTTCATTTATCAGTTGAGTTGTATATGGCTCTTCAGTTCGCTTCAGTTCGCTCTGAAAACCTTCCCCTTACTTTCACAGCGGTCAGTGTTTCCCCTTAACGGGCATATAGAACAAATATAAAGAAGTCGAAGTGTGTTAAAGGGTGTCTGTGGGTGTATTTAAGTGCATCCTTAAATCAGATGAAGTccagaaaccacacacacacacacacacacacacagactcaggcaAGTAAACCTTGTGTTCTTCAAACTGCTATAAGTAATAAAttaattcctctctctctcccttttacaGGAACACACGGTACAGCCCCCCTCCTGAAGAGGTGCGccatttctcttttctcttcagtCGTGTGTTCACTTCTCTCACAGCCCCATGTAGTTTGGTTGTATAGCAACAAGGCATCTGGGACATGGGTTGTTATGGTTAGCAGAACTGAAAATGTACTACTTACTACTTGGcttcattttttcatttttaacctTTTCAGAAACAGCAGGACTTCAAGCACACTCACTCTTTCATGCTGTAATGGAGCCAATGCCTTCAAGCGAGGATAAACTCACTCAGTCGCTCACTCACATCCGTATTGTACGGAGGTTTATCGTACGGAAGGATCCACAGATTCGGTGCCAGCGTACGTAGATGGACATCAAAAGTGGCCAAAAGATTTTTGAACTCATCAATTCCACTTGTgtggctttttttttcttacttctCCACTGGCCAAACACATGGTAATGTGTCTTACACTCCTTAACGCCCTCTAGTGGTGGCCAGTCCTTCGTTCAGAAAGACTTGAAAAGTGCATACAGGTGCCATACTTTTGAGGATCTCGCTTCTCTGCCAGTGTACATACAGTGCAAATCGATGGAGCGGAGTGATGCTCCACACAGCTTAAATTAATAACAGCTTTCAGTGAACACATTCATGGTGCCTTAGTTTGTCTGGAGTGGTCTGTGTATCAGTTATGTAAATAATTGTGAGTTTCTTTGCCATAAAGAGAATTTGTATGCTATTTTTCTTTGGAGATTTGTATGGATGTGTGAATGTaaggattgttttgtttgtttgtttgtttctgcacaCTATTGTTGTTATTAAAGGATTTTGTAAAAACATGCACACTTTTTGCTGTCTTTCGAATAGCCAAGAAAAATGAATCTGAATCCAAGTTTGccacattttacacacacacacacacacacaaaagacaatGACACCACCAACCTTGTTCTCAAGATCATTTATTAAATATTCAACTGGTTAATGTTGGAACAGAAAGAAACCGGAACGAGTAGTGCAGAGTGGACAGACTTTACTTGGCCACCTCATCCAGTTTGGGTTCTGTGGAGGCAAGAGAGTGGGGAGGGTGGTGTGAGCAAAATGAAGCATTTACAAGGTTGGAGGTGTGTAGTGGTGAAACAGGCAGTTGTGAGCATTAAAGGAGGTGTATGCTCCAACAATCTGTTCCGTCAACAGTCGGAGGAATTGATACTGTACTTCACAACATCATAACAGATTCTTTGAAATAAGCTTAACAAAAGGTCCATTAACACATGGAATGTGTTTCCAAAACAGTTCCCAAAGAGTTCAAGATATTACTTTAGAAGATGAGATTTCTGCATTTCCCAGAAAGCCCCTATTTCTGGCGTGGCCTGTATTCCACTGACTGACAGGAGTAGCTGTCATtttcaccacacaccaccacatgcAACTTTTAATTTCAACCATGTTAAATTATTTAACCAAAGGCTTACAGATCAGTCTCTGAAATATACAGAagcgttcattcattcatgtggCAGTTGATCAAAGCCCCCAACGTGTATTTACAATTATCCTACATCTAATGCAATAACTACCAAGTTACCACCACATTTACCACATTTTTTGCTGCGACATCGCACACAAAACTGGAGACTCACCAGGGAACTTGAATTCTGGGAATTTGGTGAGGTCTCCACCTCCGTATAGCCTCTGTAGTTTGGTGACCTCCTCAGACACATTTTTCTGGTAGACTGGCCCACCATCTACCACTCCACCTGCGGCCCTGGAAATGAGGCCATCAAATCAAACACAGGTGAGATAAAGACCAGAAATAAGGCAAAGGAGAATGCGCCTATTCGGTGGAAAGATTAACTGGTAGCTTCACTGTCTTAACACGCGTCAGTCTACAATCCCGcggagggagaatgaaacagaATGGACAAAAACGTCTTCACATTTCAACCAACGGCTCCCTAAACAAACACCATACTCAGAATTACACAATTACATTACAGGCCCGTACTTGCTCTTGGTGGTGTAATCGCGAATCTTGTCAAGGAACAGTTTCTGGACGGGGTCCATGTCCTTGGCCCGGTTGAAAAGCACTGCGGAGATCCCAATGTTTCTCCGCAGGGTCACGGACACCGCCGagcggaggagagaggacagcTGGAATAACCGGTGAAGAGCCATGCTGTGTGTGAAAATATCGGACAGGTAAAGAAAAGGTATCACTTCACAAGACATTGAATCTGGCTAAGTTAGCTGGGACATCCAAATATTAGCTAAGCACTTGCTCACAGACTGACCGTGGGTAACCCAGGGATTATTAATTTAGCTGCTAGCACGTTAGCCAACAAGCAGCAACTGCTAAATGCGTTATCGTGAATAAACGCAAACTTTCCTCAACAGGAGCCTTATTTTAATTCTAAAACTGTTGCATGCCCCAAGGTACCATTACAATAAACTAGTCAGCCTGCTGCGGGTAACGTTTCCTAACAATTCAACAAGCATACCACACAAACACGTTAGCCTGCTAatgtttaacgttaacgttagctgtcCTGATTTGACACTGCAAGTCGAGTaactaaaatgtagcctactgttcccTCGCTAGTAACAGCATTATCAATGTAGCTGTACTTCCTATTAGTGAAATAACAATGAATAATGATGACATTATAATAGAATAAAGTTAAATCGCATGCACATaagaatgaataaaaaaaaaaaatacatgattAGAAGTCACCTTGTGTTTCTGGTACCGCTACACAGGGAAGTAAAGATGTCAACCAATAGATGACGTCGAAAGGCTTTCCCTTCTTCAGCGGTTTCTGACCACTCATGCACTGCCACCAACTGGAGTGGTGTAGGTAGGTCGCGATGGTAAAAAACATGAATAAGAATTCAAATAGGCTACCAAAATACATTTTCTCTAGCACATAATTTTAGTAAATCATGCTACCACCAAACTCCCATGGTAAACTTGGGAACAAGCGCCATTAGAACACAGACCTAGCCTAGTTGGAGTGGTATAATTATAGCCTACGTATGATGCATGCAAGAAATTATCTTATGGGTCGGATTTGGCCCATGGGCTGGGACTACAATCCCTCCACAGTGCAACATCTCCCTTTGTGAACATTGCAGATGTCTATGATGGACTACTGTGCCTAATACTAAGCCTCAGTGAGAGATGTTGAATATCTTTGCTTCTTGCAAGGATCTGGTAGGTCA
The Alosa sapidissima isolate fAloSap1 chromosome 23, fAloSap1.pri, whole genome shotgun sequence genome window above contains:
- the atp5pf gene encoding ATP synthase-coupling factor 6, mitochondrial; protein product: MALHRLFQLSSLLRSAVSVTLRRNIGISAVLFNRAKDMDPVQKLFLDKIRDYTTKSKAAGGVVDGGPVYQKNVSEEVTKLQRLYGGGDLTKFPEFKFPEPKLDEVAK
- the jam2a gene encoding junctional adhesion molecule 2A isoform X1, which encodes MEHLFTSPLVFVILLQIVPSVPVSVFTTAPIVEVRENKDAELSCEFKTERDEHPRIEWKKTRGTRSSSPDFVYFEGEFRKSFKGRAHMDGATIKLKRVTQEDAGEYRCEVSAATDTVQLGEANITIIVLVPPQTPSCEIPSRVLTGAVVEMHCREPHGVPAATYTWYKDNKALRPSFNATYTINPHTGVLMFTSVTKADTGQYHCEARNKAGPPKSCEGVHVKIDDLNVPAIIAGVVVVCLVIALCVFGACYAHRHGFFSRHRGRSFWITQCQGAAHISRQNLNRTEDMNTRYSPPPEEKQQDFKHTHSFML
- the jam2a gene encoding junctional adhesion molecule 2A isoform X2, whose product is MEHLFTSPLVFVILLQIVPSVPVSVFTTAPIVEVRENKDAELSCEFKTERDEHPRIEWKKTRGTRSSSPDFVYFEGEFRKSFKGRAHMDGATIKLKRVTQEDAGEYRCEVSAATDTVQLGEANITIIVLVPPQTPSCEIPSRVLTGAVVEMHCREPHGVPAATYTWYKDNKALRPSFNATYTINPHTGVLMFTSVTKADTGQYHCEARNKAGPPKSCEGVHVKIDDLNVPAIIAGVVVVCLVIALCVFGACYAHRHGFFSRHRGRNTRYSPPPEEKQQDFKHTHSFML